In the Juglans microcarpa x Juglans regia isolate MS1-56 chromosome 6D, Jm3101_v1.0, whole genome shotgun sequence genome, one interval contains:
- the LOC121235130 gene encoding uncharacterized protein LOC121235130 isoform X2: MITNPIFQSLLSTPTFLVPATVLGSSPFLQKPLENPCRKGREPKGYRERRLGKIRGEVVCWALLPVDPWAPNIDSESIASQLFAFSLFPYLGFLYFITKSKSAPKLTLFGFYFLLAFVGATSVFCVLSGDRAKRSFQVCNLRTESAIIGDGWWGIVAISSCPRFCNIVS; encoded by the exons ATGATTACAAATCCGATATTTCAATCTCTTCTTAGCACTCCGACCTTCTTGGTCCCTGCAACTGTTCTGGGTTCTTCTCCTTTCTTGCAAAAACCCCTCGAGAATCCATGTAGAAAAGGCAGGGAACCCAAGGGTTACAGAGAGAGAAGGCTTGGTAAGATAAGGGGAGAGGTTGTTTGCTGGGCATTGCTCCCAGTTGATCCATGGGCACCCAACATCGATTCAGAGAGCATAGCTTCGCagctttttgctttttctttgtttccttACCTCGGTTTCTTGTACTTCATCACCAAATCCAAGTCTGCTCCAAAGTTAACCCTTTTTGGGTTCTACTTCTTGCTCGCCTTTGTGGGGGCTACCA GCGTTTTTTGTGTCCTAAGTGGTGATAGAGCCAAAAGGTCATTTCAAGTTTGTAATCTGCGTACTGAGAGTGCCATAATAGGTGATGGATGGTGGGGGATCGTTGCCATCTCCTCCTGTCCGCGTTTTTGTAACATCGTATCATAA
- the LOC121235129 gene encoding probable WRKY transcription factor 53 → MENGWSWEQKPLIGELIQGMELVKQLRVQFSTASSSPETVETLLQRILASYEKALMILRWSGSIGQPQIEGVMAGVPGSPISVNGSLGTDEFEKGIKDHQGTDDISKKRKILPRWTDHVRVRSETGLEGPHEDGYSWRKYGQKDILGAKYPRSYYRCTLRNSQNCWATKLVQRSDDDPNAFDITYRGRHTCSHATNLVPASPSPEKQKQKQYNNNNHNEQERPLDILRDIRSSLRIATEDLDSKEMTYPFSFPSTSFGCMNSENNGFSLSAFDRNTLLDSFSSPFFSPATPESNYFAVSPFEKSNFGGVHNEHHFESELSKIISANASATSSPVLDLDFSLHPVEIEPNFPFDYQPCTRALN, encoded by the exons ATGGAGAACGGTTGGAGCTGGGAGCAGAAACCACTGATTGGTGAACTAATACAGGGAATGGAGCTAGTGAAACAGTTAAGGGTACAATTTAGTACAGCATCGTCATCACCCGAGACCGTAGAGACATTGTTGCAGAGGATATTAGCTTCATATGAGAAGGCTCTTATGATTCTGAGATGGAGTGGCTCGATCGGACAGCCCCAGATTGAAGGAGTAATGGCAGGTGTACCCGGGTCTCCAATTTCTGTCAACGGAAGTCTCGGGACCGATGAATTTGAGAAGGGTATCAAGGATCATCAGGGCACTGACGATATCTCAAAGAAGAG GAAGATATTGCCCAGATGGACGGACCATGTGAGAGTGAGATCTGAGACTGGGTTGGAAGGACCCCATGAAGATGGCTATAGTTGGAGAAAATATGGTCAGAAAGACATCCTAGGAGCCAAATATCCCAG AAGCTACTATAGATGCACATTGCGTAACTCTCAAAACTGCTGGGCGACAAAGCTAGTGCAAAGATCAGATGATGACCCAAACGCATTTGACATCACGTACCGAGGAAGGCACACCTGTTCCCATGCTACCAATTTGGTTCCAGCATCACCATCACCAGAAAAGCAAAAACAGAAACaatacaacaacaacaatcatAATGAACAAGAGCGACCACTTGACATCCTCAGAGACATTCGAAGCAGTTTGAGGATTGCTACTGAGGACTTGGACAGTAAAGAGATGACATATCCCTTCTCTTTTCCTTCCACTTCTTTTGGATGCATGAATAGTGAGAACAATGGCTTTTCACTTTCAGCTTTCGACCGTAACACTCTCCTGGACAGTTTTTCCTCGCCATTTTTTTCTCCGGCCACCCCTGAATCAAACTACTTCGCAGTGTCCCCATTCGAGAAGAGCAACTTTGGAGGGGTTCACAACGAGCATCATTTTGAATCGGAACTCAGTAAGATAATCTCAGCCAACGCTTCAGCCACCAGTTCCCCTGTTCTAGACTTGGATTTCTCACTGCACCCAGTGGAAATTGAGCCAAATTTCCCATTTGACTATCAACCGTGTACCCGGGCTCTAAATTAA
- the LOC121235130 gene encoding uncharacterized protein LOC121235130 isoform X1 — translation MITNPIFQSLLSTPTFLVPATVLGSSPFLQKPLENPCRKGREPKGYRERRLGKIRGEVVCWALLPVDPWAPNIDSESIASQLFAFSLFPYLGFLYFITKSKSAPKLTLFGFYFLLAFVGATIPAGIYAKVHYGTSLSNVDWLHGGAESLLTLTNLFIVMGLRAALRRAEDAK, via the exons ATGATTACAAATCCGATATTTCAATCTCTTCTTAGCACTCCGACCTTCTTGGTCCCTGCAACTGTTCTGGGTTCTTCTCCTTTCTTGCAAAAACCCCTCGAGAATCCATGTAGAAAAGGCAGGGAACCCAAGGGTTACAGAGAGAGAAGGCTTGGTAAGATAAGGGGAGAGGTTGTTTGCTGGGCATTGCTCCCAGTTGATCCATGGGCACCCAACATCGATTCAGAGAGCATAGCTTCGCagctttttgctttttctttgtttccttACCTCGGTTTCTTGTACTTCATCACCAAATCCAAGTCTGCTCCAAAGTTAACCCTTTTTGGGTTCTACTTCTTGCTCGCCTTTGTGGGGGCTACCA TTCCTGCTGGGATTTATG CTAAGGTACATTATGGTACTTCCTTGTCCAATGTGGATTGGTTACATGGTGGAGCTGAGTCACTTCTTACTCTAACCAATTTGTTTATCGTAATGGGGTTGAGAGCAGCTCTTCGGAGAGCTGAAGATGCAAAGTAA